A region of Labeo rohita strain BAU-BD-2019 chromosome 2, IGBB_LRoh.1.0, whole genome shotgun sequence DNA encodes the following proteins:
- the zgc:161973 gene encoding F-box only protein 15 has product MAAGLGEFLRSLRQGLMKGEQNTPTRGHAHVGEFARARRRRDHDISMPTPLQREPCKTRSVSEHCTKGSHGNYLERLPSEIILKILSFLDASSLFNISFVNKRFHDLANSNALWSALYASEIEKKKWRPRVNVMKEDVSNTIVEERPAGYWKKQLLKEMAGYKDTLWKTELKHMNPHTGMPALTEEVLRRLHIQWEITLTNKNGRESVYKQTHTFFEDSSVTVCWTQGFWPYMNNLNSLQLHGIMCPATPAPGDKPRWRSLIGKTSLQRSGHWSFFGADRLVKVLHFDKGIIIGLWRGNWKIAFIMVNLHFHKLIERSLLGSRFCPYMPAEDNAVDPDCSRHGYTLHIVLHNPVRRIMSQRFSPLYTSRVMSQGEYVQLIAIDFANVSEHVPVAKISLPWQAEGLQGEVERCCMMTLTVLDEAQRPFWCVSSTVKMYSRQRVLDLEYEGEQFIILYGDGEGKVKMTFVWMEEFQHYFLVQLATMFPAAKVKRHFGGEC; this is encoded by the exons ATGGCTGCTGGTCTTGGCGAGTTTCTCCGTAGTTTAAGACAAGGCCTCATGAAAGGTGAACAAAATACACCTACACGTGGACATGCTCATGTTGGAGAATTTGCTCGTGCGAGAAG GCGGAGGGATCATGACATCTCTATGCCGACGCCTTTGCAACGTGAACCGTGTAAAACTCGGTCTGTGTCTGAACACTGCACTAAGGGCAGCCATGGAAATTATTTGGAGAG ATTGCCTTCTGAGATCATTCTGAAGATCCTTTCTTTTCTGGATGCCTCCTCTTTGTTCAACATCAGCTTTGTCAACAAGCGATTTCATGATTTGGCTAACAGCAA TGCTTTGTGGTCTGCGCTGTATGCTTCTGAGATTGAAAAGAAAAAGTGGAGGCCCAGAGTGAACGTGATGAAAGAAGATGTGAGCAACACAATTGTGGAAGAGAGGCCTGCTGGATACTGGAAGAAGCAGTTGCTCAAGGAGATGGCCGGCTACAAGGACACCCTGTGGAAAACAGAGCTGAAACACATGAACCCGCACACGGGCATGCCGGCTCTGACAGAGGAAGTTCTCAG GAGGCTTCACATTCAGTGGGAGATCACACTCACAAATAAGAATGGACGGGAAAGCGTCTATAAGCAGACGCACACTTTCTTCGAAGATTCGTCGGTTACAGTGTGCTGGACCCAAGGTTTCTGGCCGTACATGAACAATCTTAATAGCCTGCAGCTTCATGGAATAATGTGTCCAGCTACACCAGCTCCAGGAGACAA GCCAAGGTGGCGCTCTCTGATTGGCAAGACAAGCTTGCAAAGGTCTGGACATTGGTCCTTCTTTGGTGCTGACAGGCTGGTGAAGGTGCTGCATTTTGATAAAGGGATCATCATCGGACTCTGGCGG GGCAATTGGAAAATTGCCTTCATCATGGTCAACCTGCACTTCCACAAACTGATTGAAAGAAGTCTCCTTGGGTCAAGATTTTG TCCCTACATGCCTGCAGAGGACAATGCTGTGGACCCTGACTGTAGCCGCCATGGATACACTCTGCACATTGTGCTTCACAACCCAGTTCGGCGAATCATGTCCCAGCGTTTTTCCCCATTGTACACCAGCAGAG TGATGTCGCAAGGGGAATATGTGCAGTTAATCGCCATTGATTTCGCTAATGTATCTGAGCACGTGCCTGTGGCCAAGATCAGCCTTCCATGGCAAGCAGAGGGATTGCAGGGTGAAGTTGAG CGGTGCTGCATGATGACTCTGACGGTGCTGGATGAGGCTCAGCGTCCCTTCTGGTGTGTGAGTTCTACTGTAAAGATGTACAGTAGACAAAGAGTGCTGGACTTGGAGTATGAAGGTGAGCAGTTCATCATCCTTTACGGGGATGGTGAGGGGAAAGTCAAAATGACATTCGTGTGGATGGAGGAGTTTCAGCACTACTTCTTGGTGCAGTTAGCTACTATGTTCCCAGCGGCCAAAGTGAAAAGGCACTTTGGGGGAGAATGTTGA
- the thap4 gene encoding THAP domain-containing protein 4 isoform X3, producing MTSLTLHRSELNPAVLPLDWLLGTWQSDEPGEGSFPSITPFRYTETLHFSHVGQPVINFMFNAFHAESKKPLHRECGFIRIQPGTNRVAFIVAQNSGLVEIEEGELTGQQLTLHSTAVARTSFAKQPYVQQISRHIQLKPDGRLEQTVSMALEGQSLTQHLHITYRRTD from the exons ATGACCTCACTAACCTTACATAGAt CGGAGCTGAACCCCGCAGTGCTGCCGCTGGACTGGCTCCTGGGAACCTGGCAGTCCGATGAGCCCGGAGAGGGATCCTTCCCCTCCATCACACCCTTTCGCTACACAGAGACTCTTCATTTCTCACATGTAGGACAGCCCGTGATCAATTTTAT gtttaatgcatttcatgctGAGAGCAAAAAGCCACTGCACAGGGAGTGTGGGTTCATCAGGATTCAGCCAGGCACCAACAGGGTGGCCTTCATCGTTGCGCAGAACTCAG GTCTTGTGGAGATTGAGGAGGGGGAACTAACTGGACAGCAGCTGACTCTGCACAGTACTGCCGTGGCTAGAACATCTTTTGCCAAGCAGCCTTATGTTCAACAG atCTCCAGGCACATCCAGTTGAAGCCGGATGGAAGACTGGAGCAGACGGTCTCTATGGCACTGGAAGGACAGTCTCTAACACAGCATTTGCACATCACCTACCGCAGGACTGATTAA
- the thap4 gene encoding THAP domain-containing protein 4 isoform X2, which translates to MAYYFGAVVSELNPAVLPLDWLLGTWQSDEPGEGSFPSITPFRYTETLHFSHVGQPVINFMFNAFHAESKKPLHRECGFIRIQPGTNRVAFIVAQNSGLVEIEEGELTGQQLTLHSTAVARTSFAKQPYVQQISRHIQLKPDGRLEQTVSMALEGQSLTQHLHITYRRTD; encoded by the exons ATGGCTTATTATTTCGGAGCTGTCGTCT CGGAGCTGAACCCCGCAGTGCTGCCGCTGGACTGGCTCCTGGGAACCTGGCAGTCCGATGAGCCCGGAGAGGGATCCTTCCCCTCCATCACACCCTTTCGCTACACAGAGACTCTTCATTTCTCACATGTAGGACAGCCCGTGATCAATTTTAT gtttaatgcatttcatgctGAGAGCAAAAAGCCACTGCACAGGGAGTGTGGGTTCATCAGGATTCAGCCAGGCACCAACAGGGTGGCCTTCATCGTTGCGCAGAACTCAG GTCTTGTGGAGATTGAGGAGGGGGAACTAACTGGACAGCAGCTGACTCTGCACAGTACTGCCGTGGCTAGAACATCTTTTGCCAAGCAGCCTTATGTTCAACAG atCTCCAGGCACATCCAGTTGAAGCCGGATGGAAGACTGGAGCAGACGGTCTCTATGGCACTGGAAGGACAGTCTCTAACACAGCATTTGCACATCACCTACCGCAGGACTGATTAA
- the thap4 gene encoding THAP domain-containing protein 4 isoform X1 produces MAYYFGAVVCRSNFKSELNPAVLPLDWLLGTWQSDEPGEGSFPSITPFRYTETLHFSHVGQPVINFMFNAFHAESKKPLHRECGFIRIQPGTNRVAFIVAQNSGLVEIEEGELTGQQLTLHSTAVARTSFAKQPYVQQISRHIQLKPDGRLEQTVSMALEGQSLTQHLHITYRRTD; encoded by the exons ATGGCTTATTATTTCGGAGCTGTCGTCTGTAGGTCAAACTTCAAAT CGGAGCTGAACCCCGCAGTGCTGCCGCTGGACTGGCTCCTGGGAACCTGGCAGTCCGATGAGCCCGGAGAGGGATCCTTCCCCTCCATCACACCCTTTCGCTACACAGAGACTCTTCATTTCTCACATGTAGGACAGCCCGTGATCAATTTTAT gtttaatgcatttcatgctGAGAGCAAAAAGCCACTGCACAGGGAGTGTGGGTTCATCAGGATTCAGCCAGGCACCAACAGGGTGGCCTTCATCGTTGCGCAGAACTCAG GTCTTGTGGAGATTGAGGAGGGGGAACTAACTGGACAGCAGCTGACTCTGCACAGTACTGCCGTGGCTAGAACATCTTTTGCCAAGCAGCCTTATGTTCAACAG atCTCCAGGCACATCCAGTTGAAGCCGGATGGAAGACTGGAGCAGACGGTCTCTATGGCACTGGAAGGACAGTCTCTAACACAGCATTTGCACATCACCTACCGCAGGACTGATTAA
- the bokb gene encoding bcl-2-related ovarian killer protein homolog B: MFCSCQTNMRHMNVFERSSVFAAEMMEVFDRTPTEKELVSQSKDLCRDFIHSRLIREGLGWSKVECDLPEPHGALVDVSMVLLKLGDELESMRPYVYRNIAKQLNISVAVEAVVSDAFLSVATEIIVMGITWGKVVAIYAVAAGLAVDCVRQGHPVVVHAIVDSLGEFVRRNLVPWLKKRGGWGDILKCVVNMDSRARAHWLTTALFTWRQFLKTMYIYLTK; this comes from the exons ATGTTTTGCTCGTGTCAAACAAACATGCGGCACATGAACGTGTTTGAGCGCTCCTCCGTGTTCGCCGCGGAGATGATGGAGGTGTTTGATCGGACTCCCACGGAAAAAGAGCTCGTCTCTCAGTCCAAGGATCTTTGTAGAGACTTCATTCACTCCAGACTCATAAGGGAAGGACTGGGTTGGTCAAAAGTCGAGTGTGATCTGCCCGAGCCACACGGAGCTCTTGTGGATGTATCGATGGTGCTGCTAAAACTGG GTGATGAACTGGAGAGTATGCGCCCGTATGTGTATCGTAATATCGCAAAGCAGCTGAACATCAGTGTAGCAGTGGAGGCTGTGGTGTCAGATGCGTTTCTCTCTGTAGCAACAGAGATCATAGTCATGG GGATCACATGGGGCAAAGTGGTGGCCATTTACGCTGTAGCAGCCGGGCTGGCGGTGGACTGTGTGCGTCAGGGCCATCCAGTCGTGGTGCACGCCATAGTGGACAGTCTGGGAGAGTTTGTGCGTAGGAACCTGGTCCCATGGCTCAAAAAGAGAGGAGGATGG GgggatattttaaaatgtgtggtGAACATGGACTCTAGAGCTCGTGCCCACTGGTTAacaacagctctgttcacatgGAGGCAGTTCTTAAAGACGATGTACATCTACCTGACGAAGTAG